One genomic region from Ornithinicoccus hortensis encodes:
- a CDS encoding YlbL family protein: MSAGHDHTGQGGADGYYRGYATADTSGPTGAGGTRVTVGMAIGLVLCVLLVAGVAIMNMVDVAKVLYRPGPIYNTLGETNGHPTVVVEDAETYPTGGELNFTTVTLYGGPRYPVSAWDWLLAEFDPNTDIVDEDLVYPPDMTAQQVQEQNTELMMESQDAAAVVGVRAAGVEVPEQVKVAQIIVDAPAADTLEVNDEIRSVGGTEIHNPAQVRDVLQGFEPGDEVEFVLVRDGEEITLQVPTGEDDVEAEDGSTETRTVIGVYLASDFDLPFDVTIDAGSVGGPSAGLMFSLAVYDKLTEGELTGGHVFAGTGTIDSSGTVGPISGIRQKMISSANHGVEYFLAPAGNCDDVRGNEPDGMEVVKIETFDQARDVVEAIGQGEDVDLPRC; encoded by the coding sequence GTGAGCGCCGGGCACGACCACACCGGCCAGGGCGGGGCGGACGGCTACTACCGGGGGTATGCCACGGCCGACACCTCCGGGCCCACCGGTGCCGGGGGCACCCGGGTCACGGTCGGGATGGCGATCGGGCTGGTGCTGTGCGTGCTGCTGGTGGCGGGGGTGGCGATCATGAACATGGTCGATGTCGCCAAGGTGCTGTACCGCCCCGGCCCGATCTACAACACCCTCGGGGAGACCAACGGGCACCCCACGGTGGTGGTGGAGGACGCCGAGACCTACCCGACCGGGGGAGAGCTCAACTTCACCACGGTGACCCTCTACGGCGGCCCGCGCTACCCGGTGAGCGCCTGGGACTGGTTGCTGGCGGAGTTCGACCCGAACACCGACATCGTGGACGAGGACCTGGTCTACCCGCCCGACATGACCGCCCAGCAGGTGCAGGAGCAGAACACCGAGCTGATGATGGAGTCGCAGGACGCCGCGGCGGTGGTGGGGGTGCGCGCAGCCGGGGTCGAGGTGCCCGAGCAGGTCAAGGTCGCCCAGATCATCGTGGACGCCCCGGCCGCCGACACCCTCGAGGTCAACGACGAGATCCGCTCCGTCGGGGGCACCGAGATCCACAACCCGGCGCAGGTCCGCGACGTCCTGCAGGGCTTCGAGCCCGGTGACGAGGTGGAGTTCGTGCTGGTCCGAGACGGCGAGGAGATCACCCTCCAGGTCCCGACCGGGGAGGACGACGTCGAGGCCGAGGACGGCAGCACGGAGACGCGGACCGTGATCGGGGTCTACCTCGCCTCCGACTTCGACCTGCCGTTCGACGTCACCATCGACGCCGGCAGCGTCGGTGGCCCGTCGGCGGGCCTGATGTTCTCCCTGGCGGTGTACGACAAGCTCACGGAGGGGGAGCTCACCGGGGGCCACGTCTTCGCCGGGACGGGCACCATCGACTCCTCCGGCACCGTGGGGCCGATCAGCGGGATCCGGCAGAAGATGATCAGTTCGGCGAACCACGGGGTGGAGTACTTCCTGGCCCCCGCCGGCAACTGCGACGACGTCCGGGGCAACGAGCCCGACGGGATGGAGGTCGTCAAGATCGAGACCTTCGACCAGGCCCGGGACGTCGTCGAGGCGATCGGCCAGGGCGAGGACGTCGACCTGCCCCGCTGCTAG
- a CDS encoding molybdenum cofactor biosynthesis protein MoaE, which translates to MSDSTSPPTGPGATTVRHARISAEPLSVDAVLAEVGHARAGAVVLFIGTVRNHDGGKDGVVTLDYSAHPEAGTVLQELVDSAAARDGVRAVAATHRIGSLAVGDLAVICAVSADHRPAAFEVCRGLIEELKQTVPIWKHQAFVDGDTQWVGL; encoded by the coding sequence GTGAGCGACTCGACCTCCCCACCCACCGGCCCCGGCGCCACCACCGTGCGGCACGCACGGATCAGTGCGGAGCCGCTGTCCGTCGACGCCGTGCTGGCCGAGGTCGGGCACGCGCGCGCCGGGGCGGTGGTCCTGTTCATCGGGACGGTGCGCAACCACGACGGTGGCAAGGACGGGGTCGTCACCCTGGACTACTCCGCCCACCCCGAGGCCGGCACCGTGCTGCAGGAACTCGTGGACTCCGCGGCGGCGCGCGACGGCGTCCGTGCCGTCGCTGCGACACACCGCATCGGCAGCCTCGCCGTCGGTGACCTCGCCGTCATCTGCGCCGTGTCGGCGGACCACCGGCCGGCCGCGTTCGAGGTGTGTCGCGGGCTGATCGAGGAGTTGAAGCAGACCGTGCCGATCTGGAAACACCAGGCGTTCGTCGACGGCGACACCCAGTGGGTAGGCCTGTGA
- a CDS encoding M16 family metallopeptidase: protein MPLTYPIVTRTLDNGLRVVVSEDRSVPAVTVNLWVDVGSRHEVPGQTGLAHLFEHLMFQGSENVAEGEHFAALMAHGGRLNATTWFDRTNYFETVPTGALDLALWLEADRHGRLRSALTQENLDNQRDVVKEEKRQRYDNQPYGNAVNDLVGLVFPQGHPYHHPTIGSMEDLDAASLETVHAFYDRHYGPDTTVLTLVGDVAAQEGFAAAERYFGDLPRTNRSPQPRSAPLGPLPAPQRVVRVQEVPNDRIYLGFRFPQGHTAEYLAGAVALDALGGLAISRLHRRLVRRDDVATGVSASSMGLVDGTSLAFIAVDVSEGRDIAEAEETLLEELLEFARTGPTELELEASLADTERSWLEALAGMDERADLIGHSTCLYDDPHFVNTFLDEVATVTAEEVQLAAQRWLQPEHRAAVIYRDGDPVDQDVPLGDLTAGESGPHTEGVA, encoded by the coding sequence ATGCCGTTGACCTACCCGATCGTCACCCGCACGCTGGACAACGGCCTGCGGGTGGTCGTCAGTGAGGACCGTTCCGTCCCCGCCGTGACCGTCAACCTCTGGGTCGACGTCGGCTCCCGGCACGAGGTGCCCGGGCAGACCGGGCTGGCCCACCTGTTCGAGCACCTGATGTTCCAGGGCTCGGAGAACGTCGCGGAGGGCGAGCACTTCGCCGCCCTCATGGCGCACGGGGGCCGGCTCAACGCCACGACCTGGTTCGACCGGACGAACTACTTCGAGACGGTTCCCACCGGGGCGCTCGACCTCGCGCTCTGGTTGGAGGCCGACCGGCACGGCCGGCTGCGCTCCGCGCTGACCCAGGAGAACCTGGACAACCAACGGGACGTGGTCAAGGAGGAGAAGCGGCAGCGCTACGACAACCAGCCGTACGGCAACGCCGTGAACGACCTCGTCGGGTTGGTCTTCCCGCAGGGACACCCCTACCACCACCCGACGATCGGCTCGATGGAGGACCTCGACGCCGCGTCGTTGGAGACCGTGCACGCCTTCTACGACCGGCACTACGGGCCGGACACCACCGTGCTCACCCTGGTGGGGGACGTTGCCGCGCAGGAGGGGTTCGCGGCGGCCGAACGCTACTTCGGGGACCTGCCGCGCACCAACCGCTCGCCGCAGCCCCGTTCCGCACCGCTCGGACCCCTGCCTGCCCCGCAACGCGTCGTCCGGGTCCAGGAGGTTCCCAACGACCGGATCTACCTGGGCTTCCGGTTCCCCCAGGGGCACACCGCCGAGTACCTCGCGGGGGCCGTCGCCCTCGACGCCCTCGGTGGGCTCGCTATCAGCCGGCTGCACCGGCGGCTGGTCCGGCGCGACGACGTCGCCACCGGTGTCTCCGCCTCGAGCATGGGACTGGTCGACGGGACCTCGCTGGCCTTCATCGCCGTCGACGTGAGCGAGGGACGGGACATCGCGGAGGCGGAGGAGACGCTGCTGGAGGAGCTGCTCGAGTTCGCCCGCACCGGTCCCACCGAGCTGGAGCTCGAGGCCTCGCTGGCCGACACCGAGCGGTCCTGGCTGGAGGCCCTGGCCGGGATGGACGAGCGGGCCGACCTGATCGGCCACTCGACCTGCCTGTATGACGACCCGCACTTCGTCAACACCTTCCTGGACGAGGTCGCCACGGTGACCGCGGAGGAGGTCCAGCTGGCCGCGCAGCGGTGGCTGCAGCCCGAGCACCGGGCCGCCGTCATCTACCGGGACGGCGATCCCGTCGACCAGGACGTGCCGCTCGGTGACCTGACCGCGGGGGAGAGCGGACCGCATACGGAAGGAGTGGCCTGA
- a CDS encoding type IV toxin-antitoxin system AbiEi family antitoxin domain-containing protein, with protein sequence MAHTMDELLDRLPETFSYSQALEHVSQRQLRRLVDVGSIIAFSRGLYRKSDCLGDEDLIEVAAKAARATLCLRSALARHGLIDDIPAEIDIAIPRGSWTPQTVAPVRWRHFDPGTFEAGREQFDIGGGRRMGIYSPERTIIDALRMRHLKGGPGIEALKRWLRRGGQPSELLAMARSFPRTQSVLRDRLGILL encoded by the coding sequence ATGGCACACACGATGGATGAGTTGCTCGACCGTCTACCCGAGACCTTCAGTTACTCCCAGGCCCTGGAGCATGTCAGCCAGCGCCAGCTTCGCCGCCTGGTCGATGTGGGCAGCATCATCGCGTTCTCGCGGGGGCTATACCGCAAGAGTGATTGCCTCGGCGATGAAGATCTCATCGAAGTTGCCGCCAAGGCCGCCCGGGCCACGCTGTGCTTGCGGTCGGCCTTGGCCCGGCACGGGCTGATCGATGACATCCCTGCAGAGATCGACATCGCGATCCCGCGCGGATCGTGGACCCCGCAGACGGTCGCGCCAGTCAGGTGGCGACACTTCGACCCCGGCACCTTCGAGGCTGGTCGCGAGCAGTTCGACATCGGTGGTGGCCGCAGAATGGGCATCTATTCACCCGAGCGCACCATCATCGACGCCCTCCGGATGCGGCACCTGAAGGGAGGACCTGGTATCGAGGCACTCAAGCGGTGGCTGCGCCGCGGCGGGCAGCCTTCTGAGCTGCTCGCCATGGCCCGGTCCTTCCCACGTACCCAGTCCGTGCTGCGCGACCGACTGGGAATCCTGCTATAA
- a CDS encoding NAD-dependent epimerase/dehydratase family protein, which yields MSSPGARVRSRRSAGALRVGVTKAGSGLAAVLAEQVAGSGDHVVGLDQQAGAAGVVEWRLCDIAAPEVVEALRDVDAVVHVAHDADLVRSLASPSAVRRARLVREMQTLSTAAAAAGVGHLVVVSSVLVYGARADNPAPVPDDSPLRADDVEGVVADLVEVEAIVETARTVHPGLEITVVRPAALVGPSVDTIITRHFEAPRLLVVRDHEPTWQFCHVEDLGRALLTVLHADVPPVVTVGSWGSLTQAEVEEISGMRRIELSWSAAYGAADRLHRIGVLPLPASDLAYVSHPLVVEPRALAERGWAPAYDNTAALGVLLEGVRGHHAVMARRVQRKDAAALGAAAGAASAAVAAAATAALMRRRKRRT from the coding sequence GTGAGTTCCCCAGGTGCACGGGTTCGCTCTCGGCGTAGCGCGGGGGCCCTGCGGGTCGGCGTGACCAAGGCGGGCTCCGGCCTGGCCGCCGTCCTCGCGGAGCAGGTCGCCGGGTCGGGGGACCACGTCGTCGGCCTGGACCAGCAGGCGGGTGCCGCCGGGGTGGTGGAGTGGCGGCTGTGCGACATCGCCGCGCCCGAGGTGGTCGAGGCGCTGCGGGACGTGGACGCGGTCGTCCACGTCGCCCACGACGCCGACCTCGTGCGCTCCCTGGCCTCACCCTCGGCGGTCCGACGGGCCCGGCTGGTGCGGGAGATGCAGACCCTCAGCACCGCGGCGGCCGCCGCCGGGGTGGGGCACCTGGTCGTGGTGAGCTCCGTGCTGGTCTACGGCGCGCGGGCCGACAACCCGGCACCGGTCCCGGACGACAGCCCGCTGCGCGCGGACGACGTCGAGGGCGTGGTGGCCGACCTGGTCGAGGTCGAGGCCATCGTGGAGACGGCGCGGACCGTCCACCCCGGTCTGGAGATCACCGTCGTCCGCCCGGCGGCGCTCGTCGGACCGTCGGTGGACACCATCATCACCCGCCACTTCGAGGCCCCGCGCCTGCTCGTGGTCCGGGACCACGAGCCGACCTGGCAGTTCTGTCACGTGGAGGACCTGGGCCGGGCCCTGCTGACCGTCCTGCACGCGGACGTCCCGCCGGTGGTGACCGTCGGGTCGTGGGGGAGCCTGACCCAGGCGGAGGTGGAGGAGATCTCGGGGATGCGCAGGATCGAGTTGTCCTGGTCCGCCGCCTACGGCGCCGCCGACCGGCTGCACCGGATCGGGGTGCTGCCGTTGCCGGCCTCCGATCTCGCCTATGTCTCCCACCCGCTCGTGGTGGAGCCGCGGGCGCTCGCCGAGCGCGGCTGGGCCCCCGCATACGACAACACCGCCGCCCTGGGCGTCCTGCTGGAGGGGGTGCGCGGGCACCACGCCGTGATGGCCCGGCGGGTGCAACGCAAGGACGCGGCGGCCCTGGGCGCCGCAGCCGGTGCCGCCAGCGCCGCGGTGGCCGCGGCGGCGACGGCGGCGCTGATGCGTCGCCGGAAGCGCCGGACCTGA
- a CDS encoding UPF0182 family protein, translated as MSQDNDPDPGDGRRPDGAGAADSAGGPGSGRPGGVATSRRGLFGGGRIGPTLLILVVGVVLLGWLATLWTDFLWYDSLGYRSVLTTRLLTQVLLFVAAAALTALVIWSALHVAYRSRPIYAPVSPEQQNLDRYRAALEPMRRLVFIGAPVVLGLFAGSAAASQWQTFLLWWNRQPFLDADGEVMTDPQFHMDIGFFVFTLPWLNVLVSFATLVLGLAVIGALLTHYIYGGIQLQGPGERTTKAARIHLSVLIGVLILVRAVAYWLERYDLVTAEHARMTGMTYTDVHAVLPTRGVLAIAALLCAVLFIATIWSKSWRLPIIGLVGLVVVAVLVGGVYPSLIQSLRVRPSEAQMEEPYIQRNIDATLAAYGLEDAEIIDYQAETEATPGQLRNDADTIPGIRLVDPSIVSPTFRQLQGVRNYYQFPDTLDVDRYEVDGETADTVVAVRELNLDGVSEGQRNWVNDHTVYTHGFGLVAAYGNQRSADGEPIFYQRNIPPVGPLGDFEPRIYFGEYSPNYSIVGAAEGATPRELDYPDSGSESGETRNTYQGNGGVAIGSFPRQLAYALKYRQMEILLSDSVTGDSRLLDHREPHERVERVAPWLRLDGNPYPAVVDGRILWILDGYTVSANYPYAQREQLGDVTTDSLVAGSDNIRSIGSGEVNYIRNSVKATVDAYDGSVKLYAWDEDDPLLKAWSAAFDNTVLPMDEIDGDLMSHLRYPEDLFKVQRDVMARYHVDTAEAFFTGQDFWRVSEDPSVGGDVDVPMPPYYLSIAMPGQDEPTFSLTTNFIPQGERQNLIGYMAVDADAGSEGGQRREDYGKIRVLDLPRDTTVMGPGQFQNDIESSNETSEAFTQTLSQFLSLNRQQGSNVHIGNLLTLPVGGGLLYVEPVYVSARSGSSYPLQRLVVVAFGDQLAWSDTLDGALDELFGGDSGATAADEGTGGEEPVDEGATPPDEGDTPPDEGDTPPDDGETPPDEGTDQSALDQAIADIQQAYEDGQAALAEGDWEGYAEAQNRLEDAISRAVEAAPDGGSVSVDPSEPGDGADDAEQTSAP; from the coding sequence GTGAGCCAGGACAACGACCCGGACCCCGGCGACGGACGCCGGCCGGACGGCGCGGGTGCCGCTGACTCTGCAGGCGGCCCGGGCAGCGGAAGACCAGGCGGGGTGGCGACATCCCGGCGCGGCCTGTTCGGCGGGGGGCGGATCGGACCCACCCTGCTCATCCTCGTGGTGGGCGTGGTGCTGCTGGGCTGGCTGGCCACCCTCTGGACGGACTTCCTCTGGTACGACTCCCTCGGGTACCGGTCGGTGCTGACCACGAGGCTGCTGACCCAGGTCCTGTTGTTCGTCGCGGCGGCGGCCCTCACCGCCCTGGTGATCTGGAGTGCCCTCCACGTCGCCTACCGGTCGCGGCCCATCTACGCCCCGGTGAGCCCCGAGCAGCAGAACCTCGACCGCTACCGCGCCGCGTTGGAGCCGATGCGCCGGCTGGTCTTCATCGGGGCACCGGTGGTGCTCGGTCTGTTCGCCGGGTCGGCCGCCGCGTCGCAGTGGCAGACGTTCCTGCTCTGGTGGAACCGCCAGCCGTTCCTGGACGCGGACGGTGAGGTCATGACCGACCCGCAGTTCCACATGGACATCGGCTTCTTCGTGTTCACCCTGCCGTGGCTCAACGTGCTGGTCAGCTTCGCCACCCTGGTGCTGGGGCTGGCGGTCATCGGGGCCCTGCTCACGCACTACATCTACGGGGGCATCCAGCTCCAGGGCCCGGGGGAGCGCACCACCAAGGCGGCCCGGATCCACCTGTCGGTCCTCATCGGGGTGCTCATCCTGGTCCGCGCCGTGGCCTACTGGCTGGAGCGCTACGACCTGGTGACGGCCGAGCACGCCCGGATGACGGGCATGACCTACACCGACGTGCACGCGGTGCTGCCCACCCGCGGGGTCCTGGCGATCGCCGCGCTGCTGTGCGCGGTCCTGTTCATCGCCACGATCTGGAGCAAGTCCTGGCGGCTGCCGATCATCGGCCTGGTGGGCCTGGTCGTCGTGGCGGTCCTGGTCGGTGGGGTCTACCCCTCGCTGATCCAGTCGCTGCGGGTCCGTCCCTCCGAAGCGCAGATGGAAGAGCCGTACATCCAGCGAAACATCGACGCAACGCTGGCCGCCTACGGCCTCGAGGACGCGGAGATCATCGACTACCAGGCCGAGACGGAGGCGACTCCCGGCCAGCTGCGCAACGACGCGGACACCATCCCCGGCATCCGCCTGGTGGACCCCTCGATCGTGTCCCCGACGTTCCGTCAGTTGCAGGGCGTGCGCAACTACTACCAGTTCCCGGACACCCTGGACGTCGACCGTTACGAGGTGGACGGTGAGACCGCCGACACGGTCGTCGCGGTCCGCGAGCTGAACCTGGACGGTGTGTCCGAGGGCCAGCGCAACTGGGTCAACGACCACACGGTCTACACCCACGGGTTCGGCCTCGTGGCGGCATACGGCAACCAGCGGTCGGCCGATGGTGAGCCGATCTTCTACCAGCGCAACATCCCCCCGGTCGGCCCGCTGGGTGACTTCGAGCCGCGGATCTACTTCGGGGAGTACTCGCCGAACTACTCGATCGTGGGTGCGGCCGAGGGTGCGACCCCCCGCGAACTCGACTACCCGGACAGCGGGAGCGAGTCCGGGGAGACCCGGAACACCTACCAGGGCAATGGTGGCGTGGCGATCGGCTCCTTCCCCCGGCAGCTGGCCTACGCGCTGAAGTACCGCCAGATGGAGATCCTGCTGTCCGACAGCGTCACCGGTGACTCCCGCCTGCTGGACCACCGGGAGCCGCACGAGCGCGTGGAGCGGGTCGCCCCGTGGCTGCGGCTGGACGGCAACCCCTACCCGGCCGTGGTCGACGGGCGGATCCTGTGGATCCTGGACGGCTACACGGTGAGCGCCAACTACCCCTACGCCCAGCGGGAGCAACTGGGTGACGTCACGACCGACTCCCTGGTGGCCGGCTCGGACAACATCCGCTCCATCGGCAGCGGCGAGGTGAACTACATCCGCAACTCGGTGAAGGCGACCGTGGATGCCTACGACGGCTCGGTGAAGCTGTATGCCTGGGACGAGGACGACCCCCTGCTCAAGGCCTGGTCGGCGGCCTTCGACAACACGGTGCTGCCGATGGATGAGATCGATGGCGACCTGATGAGCCACCTGCGCTACCCCGAGGACCTGTTCAAGGTCCAGCGGGACGTCATGGCGCGCTACCACGTGGACACCGCCGAGGCGTTCTTCACCGGTCAGGACTTCTGGCGGGTCTCGGAGGACCCGAGCGTCGGTGGTGACGTGGACGTGCCGATGCCGCCCTACTACCTGAGCATCGCGATGCCCGGGCAGGACGAGCCGACCTTCTCGCTGACCACGAACTTCATCCCGCAGGGTGAGCGGCAGAACCTGATCGGCTACATGGCGGTCGATGCGGACGCCGGCTCCGAGGGTGGGCAGCGACGGGAGGACTACGGCAAGATCCGGGTCCTGGACCTGCCCCGCGACACCACGGTGATGGGGCCGGGTCAGTTCCAGAACGACATCGAGTCCTCCAACGAGACCTCGGAGGCGTTCACCCAGACGCTGTCGCAGTTCCTGTCGCTGAACCGGCAGCAGGGCTCCAACGTGCACATCGGCAACCTGTTGACCCTGCCGGTCGGTGGTGGTCTCCTCTACGTCGAGCCGGTCTACGTGTCGGCCCGCAGCGGGTCCTCCTACCCGCTGCAGCGTCTGGTGGTCGTCGCGTTCGGTGACCAGTTGGCCTGGTCCGACACCCTGGACGGGGCGCTGGACGAGCTCTTCGGCGGTGACTCCGGGGCTACCGCGGCGGACGAGGGCACCGGCGGCGAGGAGCCCGTCGACGAGGGCGCCACACCCCCCGACGAGGGCGACACACCGCCGGACGAGGGCGATACGCCTCCCGACGACGGTGAAACGCCGCCGGACGAGGGGACCGACCAGTCGGCCCTCGACCAGGCAATCGCCGACATCCAGCAGGCCTACGAGGACGGTCAGGCCGCCCTCGCCGAGGGTGACTGGGAGGGCTACGCCGAGGCGCAGAACCGTCTGGAGGACGCCATCAGCCGCGCGGTCGAGGCCGCGCCGGACGGCGGGTCGGTAAGCGTTGACCCGAGCGAGCCCGGTGACGGAGCCGACGACGCGGAGCAGACCTCGGCTCCGTAG
- a CDS encoding PPA1309 family protein, whose product MLDAAADTERHVARLGWDQAPRMFALVRTADLLEREPTLRPQLEEGSPEGFTAIEQEGMLRTSNLESLLGRIAWPPEVDGVALAVERLVVPPEAERDLPTDPVAATEALAAHPDRQDVRLLAAVLRSGESVCLLRQRRHDEDDAVARGQDIAPGLVHALQATLQD is encoded by the coding sequence CTGCTGGACGCCGCCGCCGACACCGAGCGGCACGTGGCCCGCCTGGGGTGGGACCAGGCGCCCCGGATGTTCGCCCTGGTGCGGACCGCTGACCTGCTCGAACGCGAGCCCACCCTGCGCCCCCAGCTCGAGGAGGGATCCCCGGAGGGGTTCACCGCGATCGAGCAGGAGGGGATGCTGCGCACCTCGAACCTGGAGTCCCTGCTCGGCCGGATCGCCTGGCCGCCCGAGGTGGACGGCGTCGCCCTCGCGGTCGAACGCCTGGTCGTGCCGCCCGAGGCCGAGCGCGACCTGCCGACGGACCCGGTCGCCGCGACGGAGGCGCTGGCCGCCCACCCAGACCGTCAGGACGTGCGCCTGCTCGCGGCGGTGCTGCGCAGCGGGGAGTCGGTCTGCCTGCTCCGGCAGCGCCGCCACGACGAGGACGACGCCGTGGCGCGGGGCCAGGACATCGCGCCCGGGTTGGTCCACGCCCTGCAGGCCACCCTGCAGGACTGA
- a CDS encoding NAD(P)/FAD-dependent oxidoreductase, producing MTTQAGHRPRVVIIGSGFGGLFAARALKRDAVDVTLVAKTTHHLFQPLLYQVATGIMSMGEIAPATREVLSRQDNVEVVLGDVTDIDLEKRVVTANTLGEVHTHDYDHLIVAAGANQSWFGRDEFAEYAPGMKSIDDALELRGRIFGAFELAEQAAAEGRLEDVKRFTTFVVVGAGPTGVEMAGQLVELSKRTLKHDFRHIDPTDSRVILLDAAPALLGSFDEKLQDKTRQALEKLGVEVRLGAKVVNVDGRGLETEDSEGNRTRIEALTKVWAAGVAASPLAKQLADQVGVTVDRAGRIPAQPDLTLPGRPEVHVVGDMVTLDGLSGVAQVAIQGARHSAKEIRRRINGEPTGAPFRYKDKGSMATISRFRAIAEVGSLKLTGFVAWLMWLAVHLVYIIGFKSRITTLLHWFVSFIGRGRSERAVTEQQTFARLAMQQMERPVDLRKVSERPPASVD from the coding sequence ATGACGACACAGGCCGGCCACCGCCCACGGGTGGTCATCATCGGATCCGGATTCGGCGGGCTGTTCGCTGCCCGGGCACTCAAGCGCGACGCCGTGGACGTGACGCTGGTGGCGAAGACGACGCACCACCTGTTCCAGCCGCTGCTCTACCAGGTGGCCACCGGGATCATGTCGATGGGCGAGATCGCGCCCGCGACCCGGGAGGTGCTCTCGCGGCAGGACAACGTCGAGGTCGTCCTCGGTGACGTGACGGACATCGACCTGGAGAAGCGGGTGGTCACCGCCAACACCCTGGGTGAGGTGCACACGCACGACTACGACCATCTCATCGTGGCCGCCGGGGCCAACCAGTCCTGGTTCGGCCGGGACGAGTTCGCCGAGTACGCCCCCGGCATGAAGAGCATCGACGACGCGCTGGAACTGCGCGGCCGGATCTTCGGGGCGTTCGAGCTGGCCGAGCAGGCCGCCGCGGAAGGGCGGCTCGAGGACGTCAAACGGTTCACCACCTTCGTCGTCGTGGGCGCAGGCCCGACCGGGGTGGAGATGGCCGGCCAGCTGGTGGAGCTGTCCAAGCGCACGCTCAAGCACGACTTCCGCCACATCGACCCCACCGACTCCAGGGTGATCCTGCTGGACGCCGCCCCGGCGCTCCTGGGGAGTTTTGACGAGAAGTTGCAGGACAAGACCCGGCAGGCGCTGGAGAAGCTGGGTGTCGAGGTCCGGCTGGGGGCCAAGGTCGTGAACGTCGACGGCCGGGGCCTGGAGACCGAGGACAGCGAGGGCAACCGGACCAGGATCGAGGCACTGACCAAGGTGTGGGCGGCCGGTGTCGCGGCGAGCCCGCTCGCCAAGCAGCTGGCCGACCAGGTCGGGGTCACCGTGGACCGGGCGGGACGGATCCCCGCGCAGCCGGACCTCACCCTCCCGGGCCGGCCCGAGGTGCACGTCGTGGGGGACATGGTGACCCTGGACGGGCTGTCCGGTGTCGCCCAGGTCGCCATCCAGGGCGCGCGGCACTCTGCCAAGGAGATCCGGCGCCGGATCAACGGTGAGCCGACCGGGGCACCGTTCCGGTACAAGGACAAGGGGAGTATGGCGACGATCTCCCGGTTCCGGGCGATCGCCGAGGTCGGCAGCCTGAAGCTCACCGGGTTCGTCGCCTGGCTGATGTGGCTGGCGGTGCACCTGGTCTACATCATCGGCTTCAAGTCCCGGATCACCACGCTGCTCCACTGGTTCGTGAGCTTCATCGGGCGCGGACGCTCCGAGCGTGCGGTCACCGAGCAGCAGACCTTCGCCCGGCTCGCCATGCAACAGATGGAGCGTCCGGTCGACCTCCGCAAGGTCTCCGAACGCCCACCCGCCTCGGTGGACTGA